In Nocardia sp. XZ_19_385, the sequence CATCACTGATCTGTAACGCGCGCCGCATCTGCATCTCCGCGTTCGGTCCCAGGATCACGCCGATGATCGCGGGCAGCAGCGGCAGCCCGAATCTGCGCATGATGAAACCGATTACGCCGATCACCAGCAGCAGCACCAGGTCCACCACATCACCGGAGACCGCGTACGCACCGACGCTGGCGAAGAACAGGATGCCCGCGTACAGGTACGGCCGTGGGATGCGCAGCAGCTTCGCCCACACCGGAGCGAGCGGCAGATTCAGCACCAGCAGCAGCACGGTGCCGATGAACAGGCTCGCGATGAGCGTCCACACCAGTTCCGATTCCCGTTGGAACAGCAGGGGTCCCGGCTGGATGCCGTACTGCTGGAAGGCCGCCAGCATGACCGCCGCGGTCGCCGTCGTCGGCAGGCCGAGGGTCAGCATGGTGGTCAAGGTGCCCGCCGCCGACGCGCTCGCGGTCGACTCCGGGCCGGCGACGCCTTCGATGGCGCCCTTGCCCCACTCGTCCTTGTGCTTGGACAGCCGCTTCTCGGTCGCATAGGACAGGAACGTCGGGATTTCCGCACCACCCGCCGGCACCGCGCCGAACGGGAATCCGATGAAAGGCCCCCTCAACCAAGCCTTCCAGGAACGGTCGAAATCCTTGCGGCTCAACCAGGCTCGGCCGACCGGAATCGCCGTGCCGGGGCGGCGGCGCAGATGCGCTGCGACCCACAGAGCCTCGCCCACTGCGAAAAGCCCTACGGCGACGATGATTACGTCGATACCGTCTGCCAATTGCAGTGACCCGAAGGTAAGGCGCTGCTGACCGGTGATCGGGTCCAACCCGATCAGGCCCAACGTCAAACCGATTCCGAGCGACGCGAATCCGCGCACCCGCGAGCTGCCGAGCACCGACGTGACGGCGATGAACGCCAGCAACATGATCGCGAAGTAGTCGGGTGCGCCGATATCCACCGCGAACTTCGCCACCAGGGGTGCGGTCAGCACCAGCAGCGTGGTGCCCGCGATACCGCCGATGAAGTGCCCGATGGCCGCGGTGGCCAGCGCTTGCGCGCCCCGGCCCCGCTTCGCCATCGGATGGCCCTCGATGGCGGTGACCACCGAGGCGGTCTCACCCGGGGTATTCAGCAGGATCGAGGTAGTCGACCCACCGAACATGCCGCCGTAGTAGATACCGGCGAACATGATGAACGCGCCCGTCGGCTCGATGCTGTAGGTGATGGGCAGCAGCAACGCCACCGCCATCGCCGGCCCGATGCCGGGCAGCACGCCGATGGCGGTGCCCAGCAGCACACCCACCGCGGCCAGCAGCAGATGCGTCGGAGTGAGGGCGGTGCCGAAGCCCGCCATCAAATTGGATAACGCGTCCACCTCAGAGAATTCCTTCCAACGGTCCCCCGGGCAACGTGACGCCCAGCAATTCGCCGAACACCACGTAGGTCACCAGGGCCAGCGCCACCGCGATCAGCGGGTCGCGCACCAAGTGCCTGCTGCCCAGCGCGAATGCCGCGCCCCAGAACAGGAGCGTGCCCGCGATCGGGAACCCGACGATGTCGATCAGCACGATGTTCGCGACGAACACCCCGATCAGCAGGGCGACGGTCCGCCATTCGGGCGGCGTGGACAGGTCGACGTCCTCGCCGCCTTCGGCTTCACCGCGGCCACCGCGCAGCACATCGAAGGCCAGTGCGACGGCGACGAGCACCAGCAACGCGCCGACCACCAGCGGCATCGCCTTCGGCCCGACGGGGCCGCGCTGGGTGAAGCTGGTCGACATCCGCATGGCGTCGACGATCACCACGGCGCCCGCACCGGCGAGCAATACCGAGACCACCAATTCGGAGCGGTCCTGGAACCAGCCGGCCACACCGGTGCGCGATTCCGGGACGCGGTGCTCCGGCCCGGCGCTCGTCTCCGAGTCGCCGGGCTCCGGGGCTGCCGAAGTCATGCCAGCCCCAGATCCTTCAGCACGGCGCCGCACTGGTCGGTCTGCTGCTGGATGAAGGTGCCGAACTCCGCGCCGGACAGGAACGCCTCGCCCCAGCCGTTGGTGCGGACCGCTTCCTTCCATTCCGCGGACTCGTGCATCTTGGTGTACGCGTCGATCAGGGCCTTGCGCTGTTCGTCGCTGATGCCGGGCGGTGCGACCACGCCACGCCAGTTGGTGAATTCCACATTGATACCGGCCTCTTTCAAGGTCGGCGCGGTCACGCCGTCGATGCGCTTGGGTCCGGTCACCGCGAGTACGCGCAGTTCACCGGCCTGGATCTGGTCCAGGTATTCACCGACACCCGAAACGCCGAACGCGATCTTGTTGCCGAGCACCGAGGCCAGCAGCTCGCCGCCGCCGTCGAAGGGGACGTAGTTGACCGCCTTCGGTTCGATGCCGATGGCCTTGGCCACCAGCATCGGGGCCAGGTGATCCGGACCGCCGGGCGAGGAACCGCCGCCGACCGGGACCGCGCCCGGGTTCGCCTTCCAGTCCGCGACCAACTGGTCGATGGAGGTGTACTTGGAGTTCTTGGAGACGACGATGATGTCGGGCTCGTCGATGAGCCGGGCGATCGGCGTGGTGTCGGTCAGCTTGGACGGCGACTTGTTCGTGTAGACGCTGCCCACGACGCCCAGGCCCATCTGCATGACCAGTTTGCCGTTGCCCTTCTCCCCGACCAGCCGGCCCAGGCCCACCGTGCCGCCGGCGCCGGGCAGGTTGAAGACCTCCACCGAGCGGGCGACGCCGGCGTCCTCCATGACCTTCGCCGAAGTACGGGCGGTGATGTCGTAGCCGCCGCCGGGCGAGTTCGGGACCATGATCCGGACGCCGGACAACTTGTCGGCCGAGCCGCTCGCGCCATTGCAGGCGGTCAGGGCGACGGCCGCGAAGACACCGACGAACGCGGTCAGCAACTTCCGAGTTTTCACTGGAGATCCTCATCTCTCATCGTTGAGCTGGGAGGAATTGTGAGCTGGCGCACGTGGTCCTGTCTGCTTTGCGTCCACAACGTTTGTTGTGGTCATAGTGTTCACGCCGAACATGACCCATTTCAGCGGGGTAGCGGCGACACTGGCTGCGGGCAAGTTTCACAGGAGGTAGGCGTGGGCAAGAAGGGCTCACTGGCACGGCAATTGCTTGCCCTGCAGTTGCTGATCGTGCTGGTGCTGCTCGCCGCGGTCGCCGCGGTGGTGGTCGCGCAAGTGAGCGAGACGTTCCGCAACACCGAGTCACGGCGCATGCTCGGCATCGCCGAGGACGTCGCCGCCAACCCGAGCTTGCGGGTGTTGCTGGCCGATCCGAAACAACATTTGCTGCTGGCCCCGTTCGCGACAGCCGCACAGGTCGCCTCCGGTGCGGACGAGGTCGTCATCGCCCGGGCCGACGGCAAAGTGCTCACCTCCCAGGACCCTTCGGAGATCAACAAACCGCTGCGGCTGGCCGACTCCACGGTCGGCGAGGGCCGGGCCTGGGTCGGCGAGATCGACGACGCGGTGGTCGCGCACGTGCCGGTGATCGGGCAGGGCGATCATCAGGTCGTCGGCTATGTCGCGGCGAAGAAGGAACAGCCCGCGATCTGGCAGATCCTCACCGAATCCTTCCCCGGGCTGCTCAGCCTGCTCGGGATCGCCACCGCGGTCGGCGTCGCCGGATCGCTGTCGCTGTCCTGGTGGGTGAAGCGGCAGACGTTCGGGTTGGAACCGGCCGAGATCGCGGGACTCGTCGAACATCGCGAGGCGATGTTGCACGGCGTCCACGAAGGTGTGGTCGGCTTGGACCAGCAGCATCGGGTCACCCTGGTCAATGATCAAGCCAAAGATCTACTGACACTGGGCGATGTGGTCGGGCACAGCGTCTACGAGCTCGGACTGAACGAACGTCTGCTCGACGTGTTCACCGGGAAAGCCGAGGGCACCAACCTGATCGGGCTGCGCCGCGGCAAAGTGCTGGTGATGAACCGGACTCTGATCCAGTGGGATCAGCGCACGCTGGGAGCGGTGGTGACGCTGCGGGACCGGACCGAGCTGGTGCGGTTGCAGGATCAGCTCACCGAAAACCGCAATACCGCGGACACTTTGCGCGCCCAGACGCACGAGTTCAGCAACCGGCTGCACACAATTGCCGGGCTGATCGAACTCGGGGAGTACGACGAGGTTTCCCGCTACATCACGCGAGTCAGTGCCAATCGTGATCAGTGGCAAGCCGAAGTGACCGCGCGGATCGCCGATCCCGCGGTAGCGGCGCTGCTCATCGCGAAGTCGAGTCTGGCCGCCGAACAGGGTGTGGGGCTACGGCTTTCGGCTACCAGCTCGTTGTCCGAGGTGGATGCCGGGCTGTCCGGCGACATCGTCACCGTGGTCGGGAATCTGGTCGACAACGCCCTCGACGCGCTGTCCGGTCCCGGCTGGATCGAAGTCGACCTGCGGGTGCTGGATCGCGCCGTGCACGTGGTGGTCCGGGACTCCGGCCCCGGCGTCGCCCCCGAACTCGCGCGCGAGGTCTTCCGCCACGGCTTCACCACCAAGGCCGCCGCGGGCGGTCAGCGCGGACTCGGCCTGGCCATCACCCGGCAGGCCTGCGTCCGGCGTGGCGGCACCGTTTCGGTGCACAACGCCGACGGCGCGGTCTTCACCGCGACCCTGCCCATGGAGGTCACCGCATGATCCGCGTCCTGGTCGTCGACGATGACTTCATGGTCGCCAAGGTGCACAGCGGATACGTCAGCAAAACAGCGGGTTTCACCGTCGCCGGCGTCGCCCGCACCGGCGCCGAAGCCCTCCGCCTGATCGGCGACCTGCAACCCGATCTGGTCCTGCTCGACATCTACCTCCCGGACCTGGACGGCCTCACCGTCCTGCGCGGCATCCGCGAAACCGCCGAGGCCACCGACGTGATCGTCATCAGCGCCGCCGATGACGTCAACACCATCCGCACCGCGATGCGCGGCGGCGTCCTGCACTACCTCATCAAACCCTTCACCTACGGCGCCCTCTACGACCAGCTCCAGCACTTCGCCGCCCTGCACACCAAGCTCGGCGAAATCTCCCACGCCGCCCAATCCGACGTCGACCAAGTCTTCGCCGGCCGCCCCCGAAGCGCCCTAACCCTCCCCAAAGGCCTCACTGCCCAAACCGCCCACCTTGTCGAAACCGTCCTGCGCACAACCGATTCCGACCTCTCCGCCCAGGAATGCGCCGACGCCACTGCACTCTCCCGCGTCAGCGCGCGACGGTACCTGGAGCATTTCGCCGAAACCGGCAGCGCGGAAGTGCGGTTGCGCTACGGCGGAACCGGGCGGCCGGAGCGGCGCTACCGCTGGGTTGGCGCTTGATAACGGAGATCAGTCGAACAGCTCGGAGGCGGAAGACACCGTGAGGGCGCGGCTCAGCCAGTAGGACAACTGGCTCAAATCCGAGCAGGTCAGCACTCGCTCGCGGGTCGCCTCGTCGACTTCGATGCCTCGGTCCTCCAAGACCTCCACCACCGCTGAGGCCTTACCTTCAGCTCGCCCGATGCCCTGGTGGCGCAGAGCGAAGTCGCTTTCCCATTTGTAGGTTTCAGCAGAGAGCGCCATGATCTCCTCCAGCTCCAAGCGCGCTGCCTCCGGCAGACGCTTTCGGACATAGTCATAGTAGATGAATCCGCGTTCTTCGCCGAAGGCCCCGATGGCCTCCGGAACCATCTCGAGTACTCGCCGCCGGTGCGTGTCGTCCACATGTCCCGGCACCGCCAGGAGGACCAATTCAGGCCATCGACGTGCAGATTCAGGGTCTGTGACCGGGGGTAATTTGCCCGGCCAGTACGTCACTGGGGTGAAGACGAATCCCGGGTGGCCGGTGTCGACGGATCTGCCGACCTTCGCCGCTGTCTCCTGGTCCGGGCAATAGGCCAGCAGCACTGCGGGGCAGTGGAATCGTTTGCGCAGATTGGTGACGTACTCGGGCCAGCTCTCCGCGATCCGCTCGCGATCGTCGCGGGTGCAGGTGTTCTGGACTTCGTGGATGACCGCGTACTTCGGTCGTTCCGCATGCTCTCCGACCAGCGATACATCCAGGTGCAACTCCATCGGCCCCAGCAACGTCACCGTCTCCGGGCCCAACCGCCAGCACAGCTCATCCGGCACGGGTAGGCCGAGCAGGTCGCGGGCCAGTTTCGGGCCCAGCTCGGGTCTTTCGCGGAACAGCTCCAGCGGCATCTCGTGATTGTTGGAGGGCACGACGCGAACGCTAGACCCGCCGACCGACAATTCGACCAGCTCACAGGCCATTTTTGAAGACAGTTCCGCGCCGGCCCGGCGCGGCGTTTGGTGACTGTTCACGTCGGTGCTTTTATGGGCCGCAACACCTGATGGATGGACTGGCGGCCGAATTCGCGGAGCACTGTGCGAGCGAAAGGAGCTGTGCCGGATGGCGGTATGGGAGCTACGTCGGTGGGCAAGACTTGGTGCGGCGGTAGCCGTGGCGGGAGTTCTTGTCGCCGGACCCGCGCACGCGGAGGTGACAGACGACTGGGCCGCCGCACCGCCGGGCGCGAACGATTGGGGGTGCGTGCCGACGGCAGAGCATCCGGAGCCGGTGCTGCTCGTGCACGGGACGTGGGGGAATCAGAGAGCCTGGGCGGGATTGGCACCGCAGTTGAAACAGGCTGGGGTGTGCGTTTTTTCGCTGAACTACGGGCAGAAGATGTTCAGCGTCAGGGGTTCTGAGCCAGGGGTGTACGGCACCGCCGATATTCGGTCGTCCGCCAAGGAGATCGCGGCGTTCGTGGGACGGGTGCGGAAGGCGACCGGCGCCAGACGGGTCGATGTCGTGGCGCACTCGCAGGGCGGGCCGCTGGTGCGGCAGTATCTGCGGTTCGAGGGTGGGGCGGAACTCGGTCCCGAGGTTCGGCGGCTGGTCACGCTTGCCGCCACCCATCACGGCACTACGGCGGACGGGCTGGGCCAGCTGCTGCCCAGCGGCAGCGCGTCGGCCACGTCGGACACGGTGATCGCGAAGATGCTGGGAACCGCTGCCGCACAGCAGTTGGCGGGTAGCGAGTTCCTGCGCCGACTTAACGCGGCGGGCGATACCGAGCCCGGGATCGAATACACCGCCATCGCCACCCGGATGGATCATGTCGTCACGCCACCGGAGGCCACGTTTCTACAAGCCGGGCCTGGGGCCACAGTCGACAACGTGTGGGTCCAAGATGTCTGTCCCACAGACACTTTCCACCACGGGATCCTGCCCGACTCCCCTGCGGTCTCCTATCTTGTGCACGAGGCGCTGGACCTGCCCTTCGCCGGAACCCCTTGCCCGAGTATCAGTTAGGGATTCATCGTCAGCGCGCCACCGATCATGCCGAAGCCGGTGCGGCTCACCGCCCCGTCGACGCCGAACTCGACCCGTACCTCGTACAGCCCGAAATGCCCCATCAGCAGTTGCGGCTCACCGACATAGATCGTGGGAATGCCGTACCGGCGGAAATATCCGACCACCAGCTCCCGCATAGTGCGATAACGATTCTCCGGATCGGTAAGAGGGTGCAGGAGATTCGCGGCGGCGTCGAATACAGCACAAGCCAGATCCGGATCCGTGCCGGGCGCGGTGATGCGCTCATCGGTCAGCGCGAGGATGCGGTAACCCGCACCATCCGGGACGAAAGCCCAGCCCACCGCGCCACCCAGTTGGACCGCGGCCGCGGACAGCACATCGATGGCGTTCTCCCCGTGCGGTGCGATGCGCGTCAGGTCCACTGCGGCCGCTGCGAGGTGGTCCGCACCGTGCTCGCGCGCGAGATGCCGCACGGCCTGGCTTCCCGCCCAATCATTTTCGGCCCAGTCCCAGCGCTGGGCAGCACGGTCGTACCGCCCGATTTCCGCCGCGGCTATCGACAGCTCGGGAAGTTCGGCGACGCCGAACCGTCCCTGCGCGGGATCCCAGATGGACGTCGGGCGCTCCAGCTCGCGCAACCCCTCCGCGAAATCGAGCAGCCCGCCCTTCAGCCCCATCGTGATCGCGACCGCAGGCGCGAGTTCGGCGAGCAGACCGTCGGGGACGAACGGAGCCACCCGTTGAGCCTGCTGCCGCACCGCCGCCTCGGGCGCATACGACGCACCTTCCGGATCGACCATCGACGCCTCGATGATGTTGTCCCGCAGATCGATTCGGGCGATCAACCGATGACCGCCAGGCAGCATCAGTTCCATCCCGTCGGGAGTCGGCCGGGTGGTCAGCCCGTGCCAGCGCGCGTACCCGGTGAGCACATCACGGGTGCCATCGCCCGGTAGCAGCAACGCCGCGATCCGCAGATACTCACCGACCCGCGCTGGATCTGTTGCGGCACAGGTTATTTCCTCGTCGTCGGTGACGAGGTAGGCGTACGCACGACCACCGTGGTTGAACTTCATCGACCCGCGCGCCCGCAACACGCCCAGCGCGATCAGCGATAGGTGATCGGCGGCGAGCTTCGGGTCCGGGAAGCCTCCGAAATCCAACAGTCCTTCAGCGAACTCCAGAATCCCCTGCTGCACACCGATTTCCCGCAACCGATGCGCATGCTCGACGCCCGGCAGCCCCGCCAGATCGGGCTTGGCCCACGCCCACATGAACGTCAGGTCCTCGGCGAAGGTCCCCAATTCCCCGGACCGGCGCAGCGCCCGATCCCCGATCCACGCCGTGCCGGTCGCATGCTCCATCCGCATCCGCCCGCTCGGCACCTGCTCTTGAAAAGCCGAATACTGTTCGATCGCCCCGCCCAGATACCCCCGTGCAAAGGACAACAACGCATCACTGAACGTGTCCACGAGGCGGACCCTACCAGGACCGCCGGAACCGCTTGCGCCCCAAACTTTCCCGGCCCGAGCTGTGAGCAGCACAACAACTCTTGATCTCGAGTTAAGTTGAGGTCTTAGCGTTCTCCGCAGTTGTAATCGTGGACAGGAGAACGCTCATGCTGCTCGTCACAGGTGCCACCGGCAATATCGGACGCCCCCTACTGCAGGAGTTGCACGCGTCCAACGCCGGCCCGCTGCGCGCTCTCACTCGCGACGCCGCCCGGACCACGTTCCCCGGCGGCGTCGAGGCAGCCAGCGCTGACCTGGCCGACAGCACCTCGTTGCGACGAGCGCTGGACGGAGTGCGCTCGATGTTGCTGGTATCCGGCCTCGGCCCGGATGCCGACATCATCGACACCGCCCGCCGAGCCGGTGTCGAGCACGTGGTGCTGGTCTCCTCGATCACCGTCCAGACCCACCCCCACCTGCTCCCCGCAGCCGAAAAGTCCACTGTCGAAATGGAACTCAAGGCGAGCGGCATGGACTGGACCATCCTGCGCCCCACGCAGTTCGCGTCGAACACGCTGCTGTGGGCCGAGGCGATCCGGGAACACCGCCCGGTCCGCGTGCCCTACGCCGACACCGGGCTCCCCACCATCCACCCAGCCGACATCGCCGCAGTGG encodes:
- a CDS encoding sensor histidine kinase, translating into MGKKGSLARQLLALQLLIVLVLLAAVAAVVVAQVSETFRNTESRRMLGIAEDVAANPSLRVLLADPKQHLLLAPFATAAQVASGADEVVIARADGKVLTSQDPSEINKPLRLADSTVGEGRAWVGEIDDAVVAHVPVIGQGDHQVVGYVAAKKEQPAIWQILTESFPGLLSLLGIATAVGVAGSLSLSWWVKRQTFGLEPAEIAGLVEHREAMLHGVHEGVVGLDQQHRVTLVNDQAKDLLTLGDVVGHSVYELGLNERLLDVFTGKAEGTNLIGLRRGKVLVMNRTLIQWDQRTLGAVVTLRDRTELVRLQDQLTENRNTADTLRAQTHEFSNRLHTIAGLIELGEYDEVSRYITRVSANRDQWQAEVTARIADPAVAALLIAKSSLAAEQGVGLRLSATSSLSEVDAGLSGDIVTVVGNLVDNALDALSGPGWIEVDLRVLDRAVHVVVRDSGPGVAPELAREVFRHGFTTKAAAGGQRGLGLAITRQACVRRGGTVSVHNADGAVFTATLPMEVTA
- a CDS encoding SDR family oxidoreductase; this encodes MLLVTGATGNIGRPLLQELHASNAGPLRALTRDAARTTFPGGVEAASADLADSTSLRRALDGVRSMLLVSGLGPDADIIDTARRAGVEHVVLVSSITVQTHPHLLPAAEKSTVEMELKASGMDWTILRPTQFASNTLLWAEAIREHRPVRVPYADTGLPTIHPADIAAVARVTLTEPGHRGRTYALTGPERITPRQQAAAIATALHRNIEFAEISPEAARADMLPFFGPASVDAVLDVTGGDLNDELLQVRDTVPHLTGTPARPFHLWAQENAPAFR
- a CDS encoding triacylglycerol lipase — encoded protein: MAVWELRRWARLGAAVAVAGVLVAGPAHAEVTDDWAAAPPGANDWGCVPTAEHPEPVLLVHGTWGNQRAWAGLAPQLKQAGVCVFSLNYGQKMFSVRGSEPGVYGTADIRSSAKEIAAFVGRVRKATGARRVDVVAHSQGGPLVRQYLRFEGGAELGPEVRRLVTLAATHHGTTADGLGQLLPSGSASATSDTVIAKMLGTAAAQQLAGSEFLRRLNAAGDTEPGIEYTAIATRMDHVVTPPEATFLQAGPGATVDNVWVQDVCPTDTFHHGILPDSPAVSYLVHEALDLPFAGTPCPSIS
- a CDS encoding tripartite tricarboxylate transporter substrate-binding protein — translated: MKTRKLLTAFVGVFAAVALTACNGASGSADKLSGVRIMVPNSPGGGYDITARTSAKVMEDAGVARSVEVFNLPGAGGTVGLGRLVGEKGNGKLVMQMGLGVVGSVYTNKSPSKLTDTTPIARLIDEPDIIVVSKNSKYTSIDQLVADWKANPGAVPVGGGSSPGGPDHLAPMLVAKAIGIEPKAVNYVPFDGGGELLASVLGNKIAFGVSGVGEYLDQIQAGELRVLAVTGPKRIDGVTAPTLKEAGINVEFTNWRGVVAPPGISDEQRKALIDAYTKMHESAEWKEAVRTNGWGEAFLSGAEFGTFIQQQTDQCGAVLKDLGLA
- a CDS encoding tripartite tricarboxylate transporter permease, coding for MDALSNLMAGFGTALTPTHLLLAAVGVLLGTAIGVLPGIGPAMAVALLLPITYSIEPTGAFIMFAGIYYGGMFGGSTTSILLNTPGETASVVTAIEGHPMAKRGRGAQALATAAIGHFIGGIAGTTLLVLTAPLVAKFAVDIGAPDYFAIMLLAFIAVTSVLGSSRVRGFASLGIGLTLGLIGLDPITGQQRLTFGSLQLADGIDVIIVAVGLFAVGEALWVAAHLRRRPGTAIPVGRAWLSRKDFDRSWKAWLRGPFIGFPFGAVPAGGAEIPTFLSYATEKRLSKHKDEWGKGAIEGVAGPESTASASAAGTLTTMLTLGLPTTATAAVMLAAFQQYGIQPGPLLFQRESELVWTLIASLFIGTVLLLVLNLPLAPVWAKLLRIPRPYLYAGILFFASVGAYAVSGDVVDLVLLLVIGVIGFIMRRFGLPLLPAIIGVILGPNAEMQMRRALQISDGALSGLIDTWFARIVYAIIAVILLWPVIAMAIRKLRGGGDSDGSGKPAAVEAPVQA
- a CDS encoding tripartite tricarboxylate transporter TctB family protein, with the translated sequence MTSAAPEPGDSETSAGPEHRVPESRTGVAGWFQDRSELVVSVLLAGAGAVVIVDAMRMSTSFTQRGPVGPKAMPLVVGALLVLVAVALAFDVLRGGRGEAEGGEDVDLSTPPEWRTVALLIGVFVANIVLIDIVGFPIAGTLLFWGAAFALGSRHLVRDPLIAVALALVTYVVFGELLGVTLPGGPLEGIL
- a CDS encoding response regulator: MIRVLVVDDDFMVAKVHSGYVSKTAGFTVAGVARTGAEALRLIGDLQPDLVLLDIYLPDLDGLTVLRGIRETAEATDVIVISAADDVNTIRTAMRGGVLHYLIKPFTYGALYDQLQHFAALHTKLGEISHAAQSDVDQVFAGRPRSALTLPKGLTAQTAHLVETVLRTTDSDLSAQECADATALSRVSARRYLEHFAETGSAEVRLRYGGTGRPERRYRWVGA
- a CDS encoding DUF6882 domain-containing protein, encoding MDTFSDALLSFARGYLGGAIEQYSAFQEQVPSGRMRMEHATGTAWIGDRALRRSGELGTFAEDLTFMWAWAKPDLAGLPGVEHAHRLREIGVQQGILEFAEGLLDFGGFPDPKLAADHLSLIALGVLRARGSMKFNHGGRAYAYLVTDDEEITCAATDPARVGEYLRIAALLLPGDGTRDVLTGYARWHGLTTRPTPDGMELMLPGGHRLIARIDLRDNIIEASMVDPEGASYAPEAAVRQQAQRVAPFVPDGLLAELAPAVAITMGLKGGLLDFAEGLRELERPTSIWDPAQGRFGVAELPELSIAAAEIGRYDRAAQRWDWAENDWAGSQAVRHLAREHGADHLAAAAVDLTRIAPHGENAIDVLSAAAVQLGGAVGWAFVPDGAGYRILALTDERITAPGTDPDLACAVFDAAANLLHPLTDPENRYRTMRELVVGYFRRYGIPTIYVGEPQLLMGHFGLYEVRVEFGVDGAVSRTGFGMIGGALTMNP